The Salmo trutta chromosome 6, fSalTru1.1, whole genome shotgun sequence genome has a window encoding:
- the LOC115195862 gene encoding E3 ubiquitin-protein ligase RNF152-like has product METLSLSQDSILECQICFNYYSPRRRPKLLDCRHTCCSVCLTQMRSSQKEIRCPWCRGVTKLPAGFSVSQLPDDPDIITVIAIPHASEHTPVFIRLPSNGCYMLPLPVAKDRALLQGELGCRFLPGGSGQQKVDVAVVPMPELQPLGLGMSLEALEETERRGVGGGGGGGGKGSTWSGVCTVILVACVLLFLLGIVLHNMSCISKRFTVISCG; this is encoded by the coding sequence ATGGagactctgtctctctcgcaGGACTCCATCTTGGAGTGTCAGATCTGTTTTAACTACTACAGCCCGCGGCGGAGGCCCAAGCTGCTGGACTGCAGACACACGTGCTGCTCCGTGTGCCTGACCCAGATGAGGTCCAGCCAGAAAGAGATCCGATGCCCCTGGTGCCGTGGCGTCACCAAACTCCCCGCCGGCTTTTCCGTCTCCCAGCTCCCCGACGACCCCGACATCATCACCGTTATCGCCATTCCGCACGCCTCCGAGCACACGCCGGTCTTTATCCGCCTGCCTAGCAATGGCTGCTACATGCTGCCCCTGCCTGTCGCCAAGGACAGGGCACTGTTACAAGGCGAACTGGGCTGCCGGTTCTTGCCAGGTGGCAGTGGGCAGCAGAAGGTGGATGTGGCGGTGGTGCCTATGCCTGAGTTGCAGCCCCTGGGTCTGGGGATGAGTCTCGAAGctctggaggagacagagagaaggggagttgggggaggtggtggtggaggggggaagGGCTCCACGTGGTCTGGGGTGTGTACAGTGATCCTGGTAGCCTGCGTCCTGCTCTTTCTCCTGGGAATCGTGCTCCACAACATGTCCTGTATCTCTAAACGCTTTACTGTCATCTCCTGCGGCTGA